In the genome of Candidatus Binatus sp., one region contains:
- a CDS encoding acyl-CoA dehydrogenase family protein: MDFKFSAEDEAFRSEFHSWLQANLPKRQEAEHDTDFMREGTAEDWKKRLEWHQKMHAGGWVGISWPKEYGGRGATLTQQIIYNEELSKVNSPALVNGLGIMLVGPTIIHWGTEEQKQRYVPKILSADELWCQGYSEPGAGSDVAGLQTRAVEEGDYFIINGQKVWTSDAHHADMCILLVRTDPDAPKHKGISYVLVDMHSPGVTVRPLVQITGDANFNEVFFEDVKAPKKNLIGEKNQGWQVAITTLMFERSGIGGGRDLMGQVREIAELAKAVPANGHSAWEDDSVRQKLGQFACEAAALRYTGFRQLTRRLKGLPPGPEGSVLKLGVSELNLRMNKFAMELLGPYSQMEFHAPHAIDNGKWSYRMLASRALTIAGGTSEIQHNIIGERVLGLPKG; this comes from the coding sequence ATGGATTTCAAGTTCAGCGCCGAAGACGAGGCGTTTCGGAGCGAGTTCCACAGTTGGCTGCAAGCTAACCTGCCCAAGCGACAGGAGGCCGAGCACGACACGGACTTCATGCGCGAAGGGACCGCAGAGGACTGGAAGAAGCGCCTCGAATGGCACCAGAAGATGCACGCCGGCGGATGGGTCGGTATCAGTTGGCCGAAGGAATACGGCGGACGCGGCGCGACGCTGACGCAGCAGATCATCTACAACGAGGAACTATCCAAAGTTAATTCGCCGGCGCTGGTGAACGGCCTCGGGATCATGCTGGTCGGGCCGACGATCATTCATTGGGGCACCGAAGAGCAGAAGCAACGCTACGTGCCGAAAATCCTTTCGGCCGACGAACTCTGGTGCCAGGGCTATTCGGAACCCGGCGCCGGTTCCGACGTGGCGGGCTTGCAGACGCGGGCGGTGGAAGAGGGCGACTACTTCATTATCAACGGGCAGAAGGTGTGGACGTCGGACGCGCATCACGCGGACATGTGCATCCTGCTGGTGCGCACCGATCCGGATGCGCCGAAGCATAAGGGAATCAGCTACGTGCTGGTGGATATGCATAGTCCGGGCGTGACGGTGCGTCCGCTGGTGCAGATCACCGGCGATGCGAACTTCAACGAAGTATTTTTCGAAGACGTGAAGGCGCCCAAGAAAAATCTGATCGGCGAGAAGAACCAGGGATGGCAGGTGGCGATCACGACGCTGATGTTCGAGCGATCGGGAATCGGCGGCGGGCGCGACCTGATGGGCCAGGTCAGGGAAATCGCCGAGCTGGCGAAGGCGGTTCCGGCCAACGGGCACAGTGCGTGGGAAGACGATAGCGTGCGGCAGAAGCTCGGGCAGTTCGCGTGCGAGGCGGCGGCGCTGCGCTACACCGGTTTTCGTCAATTGACGCGGCGGCTCAAGGGCTTGCCGCCGGGGCCCGAAGGATCGGTGCTGAAACTTGGCGTCAGCGAACTCAATCTTCGAATGAACAAATTCGCGATGGAACTGCTCGGGCCCTACAGCCAGATGGAGTTTCATGCGCCGCACGCGATCGACAACGGCAAGTGGTCGTACCGGATGCTCGCGTCGAGGGCGCTAACGATCGCCGGCGGCACCAGCGAAATCCAGCACAACATTATCGGCGAGCGCGTGCTCGGGTTGCCCAAGGGCTAG
- a CDS encoding pyridoxamine 5'-phosphate oxidase family protein: MEATIKSTMADNAEVRATPRTRVKRLPKRAAYDRASINSILDNALVCHVGFALDGQPYVIPTLHARIGETLYIHGSAASRLLGAAAAGAPICVTVTHIDGLVLARSAFHHSVNYRSAVILGAASLVTGEASKLAAMRGLIDHVAPGRWEHIRQPNSKELAATSVLSIPITEASAKIRTGPAIDDEADYALPIWAGEISLAISARAPIADARVAQSISMPPHVREYRLPGARTGQGVEPSCIDPTQR, encoded by the coding sequence ATGGAAGCGACGATCAAATCCACGATGGCAGACAACGCGGAAGTTCGCGCCACGCCGCGCACGCGGGTGAAACGCCTGCCGAAGCGCGCCGCCTACGATCGCGCGAGCATCAACTCGATCCTCGACAACGCGCTCGTATGCCACGTCGGGTTTGCGCTCGACGGACAGCCGTACGTGATTCCGACGCTGCACGCGCGGATCGGCGAGACGCTCTATATCCACGGCTCCGCCGCGAGCCGGCTGCTCGGCGCGGCGGCCGCGGGCGCGCCAATTTGCGTGACGGTCACGCATATCGACGGGCTGGTGCTGGCGCGATCGGCGTTTCATCACTCGGTGAATTATCGGTCGGCGGTGATTCTTGGCGCCGCATCGCTGGTTACCGGCGAAGCGAGCAAGCTCGCCGCGATGCGCGGACTAATCGACCATGTCGCGCCCGGCCGCTGGGAGCACATCCGCCAGCCGAACTCGAAGGAACTGGCGGCGACTTCGGTGCTGTCGATTCCGATCACCGAGGCGTCGGCTAAGATTCGCACGGGACCTGCGATCGACGACGAAGCGGACTATGCGCTGCCGATTTGGGCGGGCGAGATTTCGCTCGCGATTTCGGCGCGCGCGCCGATCGCCGATGCGCGCGTGGCGCAATCGATTTCGATGCCGCCGCACGTCAGGGAGTATCGACTGCCCGGCGCCCGAACGGGGCAAGGAGTTGAGCCCAGCTGCATCGATCCGACCCAGCGCTAA
- a CDS encoding aminotransferase class I/II-fold pyridoxal phosphate-dependent enzyme: MNVTVHYQIRGDTSNQIAASIEDAIRTGRLGAGDRLPTVRALALRLKVSPTTVAAAYNSLRVRGLVHGAGRRGTVVNRRPALATSIRSALSKPRKGLRNLADGGPDPAMLPPLKPFLARLDGSPGQYGDDENRPALVKLATRQFKSDGIAVGELAIVSGALSGIERVMQAYLSPGDIVAVEDPSYTGVLDLIAAMGLIAEPMALDDSGPLPDEMNRALRRGAKACIVTPRAQNPTGAALDKKRATELRPVLARYPQVVLIEDDHAGPAAGAPAITLSRGVVRWALIRSVSKSLAPDLRVGVMAGDEQTIARVHGRQSLGPRWVSHILQDLVALVWADPATPHLLKTAALTYSRRRAALIDSLAEHGIEARGRSGLNVWIPVAEESAVVQAMAEKGWAIRAGESYRIKSGPAVRITVATLTPDESKRLANDLAAAIRPRSRVQTA, from the coding sequence ATGAACGTAACGGTACATTATCAGATTCGCGGCGACACCAGCAATCAGATCGCTGCCAGCATCGAGGACGCGATCAGGACCGGCCGCCTCGGCGCCGGCGATCGCCTGCCGACCGTGCGCGCGCTCGCGCTCCGGCTGAAAGTCAGCCCGACCACCGTCGCCGCCGCCTACAATTCCTTGCGCGTCCGCGGCCTGGTCCACGGCGCGGGCCGGCGCGGCACCGTCGTGAACCGCAGGCCCGCGCTGGCGACTTCGATTCGCAGCGCGCTATCGAAGCCGCGCAAAGGACTCCGCAATCTCGCCGACGGCGGGCCCGATCCCGCGATGCTGCCGCCGCTCAAGCCGTTTCTCGCCCGCCTCGACGGCAGCCCGGGCCAGTACGGCGACGACGAAAATCGCCCCGCCTTGGTAAAGCTCGCAACCCGGCAGTTCAAGAGCGACGGCATCGCAGTCGGCGAACTGGCGATCGTCAGCGGCGCGCTCAGCGGAATCGAGCGTGTGATGCAAGCCTACTTGAGTCCGGGCGATATCGTCGCGGTCGAAGACCCGAGCTACACGGGAGTCCTTGACCTGATCGCCGCGATGGGCCTGATCGCGGAGCCGATGGCGCTCGACGATTCGGGTCCCCTGCCCGACGAAATGAATCGTGCGCTCCGGCGCGGCGCGAAGGCCTGCATCGTAACGCCGCGCGCGCAGAATCCGACCGGCGCGGCGCTCGACAAAAAACGCGCGACAGAACTGCGCCCGGTGCTCGCGCGTTATCCGCAGGTCGTGCTGATCGAGGACGATCATGCCGGCCCCGCCGCCGGCGCGCCCGCGATCACGCTTTCGCGCGGCGTTGTGCGATGGGCGCTGATACGATCGGTGTCGAAGTCGCTCGCCCCGGATTTGCGCGTCGGCGTGATGGCGGGTGACGAGCAGACCATCGCGCGCGTCCACGGGCGCCAGAGTCTAGGCCCGCGATGGGTCAGTCATATCCTGCAGGACCTGGTCGCTTTAGTGTGGGCGGATCCTGCGACTCCACATCTGTTGAAAACCGCGGCGCTCACCTACTCGCGGCGCCGCGCGGCGTTGATCGATTCGCTGGCTGAACACGGAATCGAAGCGCGCGGCCGCTCGGGCCTCAACGTATGGATTCCGGTCGCGGAGGAAAGCGCGGTAGTGCAGGCGATGGCTGAAAAAGGATGGGCAATCCGCGCCGGCGAATCTTATCGAATCAAAAGCGGCCCCGCGGTAAGGATAACCGTCGCGACGCTTACACCCGATGAATCGAAGCGATTGGCGAACGATCTCGCCGCCGCAATCCGCCCTCGCTCGCGGGTCCAGACTGCGTAG
- a CDS encoding alpha/beta fold hydrolase, giving the protein MAAISEVASFWMEGALRTLDAFRTGFGIPMADPPPTTPSRVIYEGGLVKLRYYAAKGDAHQRTPLLLIYSLIKRPFILDLQPGRSVVEVLVNRGFDVYLIDWIPPQASDKWRGFDAYVNIDIANAVRAIQIHSGVEQISVLGYCFGALLALMYAAMHGRNVKNLMTLTIPFDSSVRELPIECLASTMSQQSAERIVEMYGNAPAWMQYSFFNSLAPTHHMLNKFVGAYRSSTRPGYGV; this is encoded by the coding sequence CGCTCGACGCGTTCCGCACCGGCTTCGGCATCCCGATGGCCGATCCGCCGCCCACGACGCCCTCGCGTGTGATCTACGAAGGTGGCCTGGTGAAGCTGCGCTACTACGCCGCGAAGGGCGACGCGCATCAGCGCACGCCGCTGTTGCTCATCTACTCGCTGATCAAGCGGCCGTTCATCCTCGATCTCCAGCCCGGCCGCAGCGTGGTCGAGGTGCTGGTGAACCGGGGCTTCGACGTTTACCTGATCGATTGGATACCGCCGCAGGCATCCGACAAGTGGCGCGGCTTCGACGCCTACGTGAACATCGATATTGCGAACGCGGTGCGCGCGATCCAGATTCACAGCGGCGTCGAACAGATCTCGGTGCTGGGCTACTGCTTCGGCGCGCTGCTCGCGCTGATGTACGCCGCGATGCACGGCCGCAATGTGAAGAATCTGATGACGCTGACGATCCCGTTCGACAGCAGCGTGCGCGAACTGCCGATCGAGTGTCTGGCGTCCACGATGTCGCAGCAGAGCGCCGAGCGAATCGTGGAGATGTACGGCAACGCGCCGGCCTGGATGCAGTATTCGTTCTTCAATTCGCTCGCGCCGACTCATCACATGCTCAACAAGTTCGTCGGCGCATACCGCAGCTCTACGCGCCCCGGCTACGGTGTATAG